TATACAGACAGCCTTCCGCCTCCTCAAACAGttataacccacagtgctgaggagccatcaaagccctccctccaaggacattgtgttgcaactcaggataggtttcaccttgctcccgaaacaccaccacacaagagctgcagatttttgtagtttattgaggaaaagcaaagtcaaaacatagagtaAGCAATGTAAAGTTCCAAAGACAGAGGTTGAATGCAAAAGTATAGTTCCAAAGATTCCCAGGCAAAAACATGTAAGCACAAAACCTTTAAGCAATAATCCAACCAGAGGCCATGATAAAAGCagtgaaacacaagacccaaaTTCCCAAGATTCAGGAAGCCCAaagcgtgctgcttaaagccaagatAAATCCATAGAAACTTTCATGGAAAgggccacgttgaactgacaatttCCCTTTGTTAGccagaagcctaaataccctttgccaacatgaaagcattatgaTGACCTTTCACCGACCTGGCTTCTTTCTTGCTGGCTAGCCCAAACTTCTCCTGACCTGTCAATCCAAACGTTCCTGCCTGCTCATTAAATCACTATCAAGGCTCTCTTCTCTatcagtatcagcgtgggaaggatgAGCTAGTGAAGGCATCTCCACCTGGCCGTTATCTCATTCGCtggcattcctttcccttgagaaCTGACTTGTTGACTCCTCTGCTGCACTGTCTGCGAGAGGCACAGAAAAAGGTATAGGAACAggcccagaaatctgaatcccatcatcctcttcatcagggaacATTTCAGGCTCGCAAGAGGGTTCAGTTTCAGGCTCAGAAtcaagctgagccacaacacattgcaggttatagcaaacGCCatgaaccctgccaatgtcctccccaaacaccgtATTGCTCAGCACCCAAggcatgctttcatttggggacaatttcatcctagttGTTTAtgttttcctccagaatggacatacCTGGATTCTTTCTCTCgctccaaatttgcatgacccaaCCCACTgcctctcttaaccctttcctatccaTTCCtatggaattgatcagcaactaaacaATTTAGGAAGAACTAGCCATCCcttaccacgcattgctgtggcgtagtctgtgtatatgtgttttgtgtgtgtgtatatttgtgtatatatgtgtgtttatgtgtgtgtatacacacacacacacacacacatatatatgggtgcaccttttccttccttttctacctctttctttcctcccttcctttgctctttggttacatccttctttctctctttccttccttccttctctcactctttctctttccttccttctctccttccttccctctctctttccttccttctttcactttttttctcaccttccttccttccttccttctttcaatcctctttttctttccctacttctctcctctttctctacctgtttctttcctcccttcctttgctctttggttctatccttctttctctctttctttccttccttccttccctctttccttccttctctctttccttcgctctctctttccttccttctttcacattttccctccttccttccctctttttctttcccttcttccttctctgtttctttcctcccttcctttgctctttggttccatccttctttctctctttccttccttccttccctccttccttccttccttccttccttccttccttccttccttccttccttctctcactctttctctttccctccttctctccttccttccctctctctttccttccttctttcactttttctctccttccttccctctttttctttcccttctttttcttccttctctacctgtttctttcctcccttcctttgctctttggttccatccttctttctctctttccgtccttccttctctcactctttctctttccttccttctctccttccttccctctctctttccttccttctttcacttttttctcaccttccttccttccttctttctttcattcctctttttctttccctacttctctcctctttctctacctgtttctttcctcccttcctttgctctttggttctatccttctttctctatttctttccttccttccctctttctctctttccttccttctctctttccttcgctctctctttccttccttctttcacgttttccctccttccttccctctttttctttcccttcttccttctctacctgtttctttcctcccttcctttgctctttggttccatccttctttctctctttccttgcttccctccttccttccttccttccttccttctctcactctttctctttccctccttctctccttccttccctctctctttccttccttccctctttttctttcccttctttttcttccttctctacctgtttctttccccccttcctttgctctttggttccatccttctttctctctttccgtccttccttctctccttcctcccctctctctttccttccttctttcactttttcctcaccttccttccctctttcattcctctttttctttcccttcttctttcctccttctctacctgtttctttcctccctccctttgctctttggttccacctttctctccttccttccctctctctttccttccttatttcactttctttctcaccttccttccttcactctttttctttcccttcttcttccttccttctctacctgtttctttcctcccttcctttgctctttggttccatccttccttgtctccctcctcctttctctctttcgttccttctctccttccttccctctctctttccttccttctttcacttttttatttccttctctccttccttctttttctacctttctttctttatttctttctttccttccttctctccttctttccctctcttcttccttctctccttcctatgtatatgtgttttgtgtatatatatatgcaaatatgtgtgtatttatttctgtatatgtgtatatatgtgtgtttgcatgtgtatatatgtggttttgcgcatgcattgtactgtatttttggggttttatttttggctttttaagtctcttctgctgtgttttccagtgtttttatgagtgatggtcactcgttggcctgagaggggtcttgtgtccaaatttggtgtcaattcgtcccgtggtttttacattacatttttatttatatagattagcatagtacaatatcagtattaaatattactatattgtactataccattatattgtaatattattagtaatattacatgtaatataaatatctaattataatattgtattattagtattataatataatacattatatttataatataatgcaatgcaatataatactaataacacaATATGCCAACTCAGACAACAAtgggtcgcctaagtaagtatatagatataatgtttatattatattataaatattatatgtattatattgcattacatcagtggttctcaaccttcctcatgctgtgaccccttagtacaggtcccaTGTGGtggtttttatttgtcgtgtcagaacaaccagtcaaattatattacatttctaacagaaacaaagcaaacaagcagattacagaatttgtgagtatgagagttgattaaatgtcctttgaccagaatctggccccttggagtgcctctggtgttgctgcaagaaggccctcccttgtgcatcatgtggcagaagggctcaggttgcattgcagcaggtggtcagtggtttgctcttctccgcattcgcatgtcgaggattccactttgtggccccatttctgaaggttggctctgcatctcgtggtgtcagagcgcagtctgttcagcgccttccaagtcgccccatcttctgtgtgcccaggagggagtctctcattgggtatcagccattggttgaggttctgggtttgggcctgccacttttggactctcgcttgctgaggtgttccagtgagtgtctctgtagatcttagaaaactatgtctagatttaaatcgttgacgtgctggctgagacccaaacaggggatgggctggagatgtctctgccttggtcctttcactattggctgctacttcccggcagatgtcaggtggtgcaataccggctaagcagtgtcatttctccagtggtgtggggcgcagacaccccgtgataatgcggcatgtctcattaagagccacatccactgtttgagtgtggtgagatgtgttccacactgggcatgcgtactcagcagcagagtagcacagtgcaagggcagatgtcttcactgtgcctggttgtgatccccaggttgtgccagtcagctttcgtatgatattgtttctagcacccactttttgcttgatgttcaggcagtgcttcttgtaggtaagagcatggtccagagtgactcccagatatttgggcgcgctgcaatgctccagtgggattccttcccaggtgatcttcagagctcgggatgcttgtctgttcttaaggtgaaaagcacatgtctgtgttttagatgggttggggatcagttggttttccctgtaataggcagtaagagcacctagagcttcggagagcttctgttcaaccatctcaaagctccctgcttgagcggtgatggcacgatcatcagcgtagatgaaactctctgtcccttctggcagtggctggtcatttgtgtagatgtggaacatggatggagcaagcacgctcccctgaggcaggccgttcttctgtttccgccatctgcttctctggccctggaactcagcaaaaaagctcctgttttgtagcaggtttcctctgaggcgggtgaggtggtcgtcctttgtgagattatacattttcctcaggaaGAGGCGgggtggtggtgacccccaaccataacatcatggttacttcataactgtaattttgcaaatatctgatatgcaggatgtatcttcagtCACTGgatcaaatctggcacaaatacccgatacgtccaaaatttgaatactggtggggttggggatgattgattttgtcatttggtaatgctggagttgctgggatttatagttcaccttaaatcaaagagccttctgaactccatcaatgatggaattgaatcagacacggcacacagaattcccacgaccaagagaaaatactgggaaggtctggtggacattgaccttaagatttttggagttgtagttcacctacaccaagagaacactgtggacaatgatagatctggatcaaacttggcatgaatattccatatgcccaaatatgaacacagatggagtttagagaaaataggccttgccatttgggagttgtagttgttgggatttatagttcacccacaatgaaatagcattctgaaccccaccaacgatagaattcgaccaaactttccacacaaaacccccatgaccaacagaaaatactatgttttctgatggtctttggcgacccctctgacaccccctcacgacccccacaggggtcctgacccccaggttgagaaacactgcattacattatattataaatataatgcattatattatattataatatattatattataaatattatatgtatatacttacttacttacttacttaggtgatccattgttgtccgagtaggattatcttccaagtgcggtgtcctggcgatgggtccataggtgactgtgaagccctcttcttgacccccatgttctcccgcagtgaggagggcatcggtttccagacggaaggcggtcccggtcggggttggcttgatgcaccctcctcttggcatgtttctctcttttgccctcttccaattctacagcactgctggtcacagctgacctccagctggagcgctcaagagccagggcttcccagttctcagtcttaaggttggctttgagcccctctttcaatctcttttcctgtcctccaatattccattttccattcttgagttcggagtagagcgactgtttgggagacggtggttgggcacccggaaaacgtggccggtccagtggagttgatgggacGCTCTCCTTGTCTGCAGCCGGGCCTTTGGCgcctcccacccccacctcctccaCCAGTGAGGTCCAGCGCCtgtcagaccccccccccctgcaggTGCCACTCTGGCCATCCTTCCGACCCTCAGTGCCACCAGCCGGACCGCTGCCCCTCCACTGCAGCCCCGCTTGAGGCCAAACAGGTATCCTTTCTTTGCATATGTAAACAAAAGAATTGTGGCCTTTAGCCACTGCTGACCAGGCACTTCCAATTGTGTCTGCCCTGTCCATAGGTTTgcctatcaagcaaaaagtgggtgctagaaataatatcataggaaagctgactggcacaacctggggatcacaaccagatacagtgaagacatctgcccttgtgctgtgctactctgctgctgagtatgcatgcccagtgtggaacacatctcaccacgctaaaacagtagatgttgctcttaatgagacatgctacatcacggggtgcctgcgccctataccactggagaaattacactgcttagccggtattgcaccacctgacatcctctgggaaggagcagccaataatgaaaggaccaaggcagagacatctccagctcatcccttgtttgggtatcagccagcatgtcaacgacttacatccagacatagttttctaagatctacagagacactcgctggaacacctcagcaagcgagagtccaaaagtggcaaggggtaccagccaatagtgaaaggaccaaggcagagacatccccagctcatccctttttgggtatcagccagcacgtctacGACTTAAATCttgaaatagctttctaagatctacagagacactcgctggaacactccagcaagcgagagtccaaaagtggcaggctcaaaccaggaagtagcaaccaatagtgaaaggaccaaggcagtgacatctccggcccatcctctttttgggtatcagccagcacactgacaacttaaatcaagaaatagttttctaagatctacagcagcgtttctcaacctgggggtcgggaccgctAGAGGGgttgcgaggaggtgtcagaggggtcctcaaagaccatcagaaaacacagccttttctgttggtcccggggattctgtgtgggaggtttggcccagttctataattggtggagttcagaatgctctttgattgtaggtgaactataaatcccaacaactacaactcccaattgtcaagtctattttccccaaactctggatgtaggtgaactataactcccaaactcaaggtcagtgcccaccaaatccttctagtattttctattgttcgtaggagttctgtgtgccaagattggttcagttccatcattggtggggttcagaatgctctttgattgtaggtggactataaatcctagcaactacaactcccaaatgtcaagtctattttccccaaactccaacagtattcaaatttgggagtatcgggtatttgtgccaaatttggtccagtgatttaaaatacatcctgcagatccgatatttacattaggagCATTCCGAACAGGAGCAAAATtgtagttctgaagtagcaatgaaaataatgttctggttgggggtcaccacacaggaggaactgtattcaggggtcacggcattaggaaggttgagaaacattgatctacAGGACTGTGGCGccgctgtctgagtgtcagctgcattaagatcccttcggaccaaaaggtcatgagttcaaagccagcccaagtcagagtgagcttctcaccaattgtgtagcttgttgtcgacctttgcaacccgaaagacagttgtatctgtcaagaaggaaaaattaggtaccacctatgtgtggggaggctaaattaactaatttatgaggccataaaaaagactccagcaaaacactccagcaaaaaagcatgcggggaatgcggaagtacttcatcagtgtcgcagatggacgatgaaagcgagagctcccctggcggccagaaaattAAATACTAGCCTATGACTTTCTATcttatctgttgtgtgtctttggcactgGATGTTTGCCCTGCGGGGTGAGATGGGCAGAAgagaaatactgtaaattaatacagagacactcgctggaacaccccagcaagcgagagtccaaaagtggcaggctcaaacccagaatctcaatctatggctgataccaaatgagagactcccccctgggcacagagaagacggggtgacttggaaggcgctgaacagactgcgctctggcaccacgagatgcagaaatgGGGCCAAAAAGCCAAGTccatgacatgagagtgtggagaagagcaaaccactgaccacctgctgcaatgcaccctgaccccaccacatgatgcaccatggaggaccttcttgcagcaacaccagaggcactccaaggggccagatactgctcaaaggacatttcatagaataccaagtctgcaaactttgtgttgtttgtttgtttgtgttttttaatgcaatacacctgttttggttcactcttgACACGATAAATTAATAACCacccctggaatactgtgtccaaagggagatgttgactctaagctggaatgtgtccagaggagggcaactaaaataatcaagggtctggagaacaagccctatgaggagcggcttaaggagctgggcatgtttagcctaaaaagaagagaatcgtagaatcatagaatccaagagttggaagagacctcattggacatccagtccaaccccgttctgccaagaagcaggatattgcattcaaatcacccctgacagatggccatccagcctctgcttaaaagcttccaaagaaggagcctccaccacactccctccggggcagagagttccactgctgaacagttctcacagtcaggaagttcttcctcatgttcagatggaatctcctctcttgtagtttgaagccattgtcccattgcgtcctagtctccaaggaagcagaaaacaagcttgctccctcctcctcctccctgtggcttcctctcacatatttatacatggccctcatcatgtctcctctcatccttctcttcttcaggctaaacatgcccagctccttaagccgctcctcatagggcttgttctccagacccttgatctgctccctcctccctgtggcgtcctctcacatatttatacatggccctcatcatatctcctctcagccttctcttcttcaggctaaacatgcccagctccttaagccgctcctcatagggcttgttctccagacccttgatcattttagtcgccctcctctggacacattccagcttagagtcaatatctctcttgaattgtggtgcccagaattggacacaatattccaggtgaagtggtctaaccaaagcggaatagagcatggggagcaggacttccctggatctaggcactaggctcctcctcttgatgcaggacaaaatcccattgctttttttgccgcctgagaggagatgtgatagccacgtccatctgaacattagaagaactttctgattgtgagaACTGTTCGAAGGACATTCCATAGAattccaagtctgcaaactttgtgttttgtttgttttttttttttaatgcaatacaattgttttggctcgctcctgacacgataaataaataaataaataaatccgagAGGCTTGACCGATCTCATTctggcctcttcttcctcctgcgtTGTGCCGGCCTGTCGTGTGTGAAGCCAGGCCGGACCCTTCAGCCTCGTCCAGGAGAGCCCTGGACGATGTTGTTATTGCAAGCAAATTGGAAGGCGAGCACGCAAGCGCGGGCTGTCCGGCACGCACAGCGGAACGCGAAGGACGCAGCAGGGGTCACCACTCTTGCCCTGCGATGCCTCAGGCCGCCCAACCGTGGTGGCATCTCCCTTTgcggcctagtctccagggatgcagaaaggaagcgtgctccctcctcctcctcctcctcctcctccctgtggcttcctctcacatatttattaggcttgggcgatccagttcgttaatttcgtaattcgttattgattcgtatttaaattagcttacgatccaatatcgagccatgcaggagtagtgtgaggagtaattaagaatcgaaacaatttttccaatttatttcgtaattacttcgtaattattttgtaattattttcgtatgtctggtgcaagttttacaatcttgcatttaccccacttccggtccctttgctctgctgcttccctcctctttcttatattatattgttataacactattatattatagtattgtatattatattatattattatattatatattgtattactatattattataatattatattataagtgtatattataatataatatatataaataatatataatatataatataatataataaattattatattatattatatattatattattattattatatataatataataatataatataatatatgataatataatataatatacaataatataatataataatattataatataatatacaacaatataatataataatataataataataatataatagaagatccccctgtcccatttggaggtttttttagcatattgcgcaatcgcatccgccattaacgaatcgacttgtaatttacgaaatttacgaaattttgaaatcttaaattttggaagtcctcagaattttgaAATGCTAGCGCAGCCtagaaacaaaacgagtttagaaccattttttttcttgatcgcccaagcctaatatttatacctggccctcatcctgtctcctctcagccttctcttcttcaggctaagcatgcccagctccttaagccgctcctcatagggcttgttcaccagcACAAGGGGGGCTATTCCTTCAGGAGGGCCCTCCGCAGCACCCTCTCTGCGTCCTCCGCCATCTCCGTCACCGCTCTCTGCAACACCCGGTAGGCGTCTGCGAAGGGGACCGGTCCCTCCGCCTGAGCGCCCCACCCGAAGAAGGGCACAAAGCTCCAGGCCCAGCTGGCCAGGGAGGGGGGTCCGGCGACGAGGCCCAGCAGCGCTTCGGGGGCCATGGGGTGGGCAAAGGGGCTCCTGGCTTCCGCTTGCAGCACCTGAGCCGCTTCCTCGGGCCCCATCCCGGCCTCCCCCTCCAGGAAGGCCTCTTCCAGGCCCAGCTCCCGGCGGAAGCCCCCCAGGGCCGCAAGGAGCTCCGCGGCCGCCTCCTGTGGGGGGCACGAGGGGGGGATGGCGCCCAGGGCCCGCTCCCAGGCCTCCCGCCTCAGCGCCCCCGCCTTCTCCGCCACGAGCAGCGAGAGCGCCTCCGGGAGGGACGAGCGCAGTGCCTGCCGCTTCCAGCCGGGACCCCCACTCTGGAGGGCCTCGAGGAGGAGGGGCAGCTCATCCGGGAGCAGGAAGGCCCTGGGGGAGGGGTCCGCACtgcccttcccctcctcctccttctcctcctgggcCTCAGCTTGGCTCCGGATGAGGAAGGCCTCCTTCCCTGCGGAGGTGACGGCTGCCATCAGGTGCTGGTGGGCTTCTCCCTCCTGAGGACACACGAGCAGGATGAGGTCAAAGCGGGACAGGTGCAGGGCCAGGGGGGGCCCTCCAGACACGTCCCGGAGGAAGGCCCGGGGGAGGAGCGAGCCCGGGAGGGGGCGGGCCTTCCAGGGGGgccacccctcctcctcctcctcctcctccccctcccccagcaGGGCCCGCAGCAGGGAGGACTTCAGGGGGCCGGCCTCCCCCACCAGGGCCACCTCCAGGCGGGCACTTGCGGGCTCCTCCAGGGTGGAGCGGAAGGTGGCGGGCAGTGCTAGGAGACCCCCAGGCTGGCAGGCCTGGAAGAGCTCCTCCGCCCGCTTCCAGCTGGCTGCAGACAAGTCCTGGgggctcctgggggggggggaggcgggagagaaagggggggagagaaagaggaggggttAGTGCTGTTGGCCCTGGGTGGGAGCACCCCCACCGCTGAGGA
The sequence above is a segment of the Anolis sagrei isolate rAnoSag1 chromosome Y, rAnoSag1.mat, whole genome shotgun sequence genome. Coding sequences within it:
- the LOC132780506 gene encoding interferon-inducible GTPase 5-like — translated: MACCEAEPAAPSPWLPEARVGFVGARRGSGASWLVRALSGQPLFPSTDAGAFFRRKDGPPEGPAPHRHFPQLALHDLGALPAPAHPPLSLPSFRCLVLVAGPEDDLGGEGEKEEGSPLRALRRAAPRAALLLVRSGADAQSHTQRRRAGLWGRGPQEEEQEEEWQRRERGHLEEALRREGLDPRDAFLLSALQPHRYDFARFEHRLVLGVLGLDILGRGVDRSPQDLSAASWKRAEELFQACQPGGLLALPATFRSTLEEPASARLEVALVGEAGPLKSSLLRALLGEGEEEEEEEGWPPWKARPLPGSLLPRAFLRDVSGGPPLALHLSRFDLILLVCPQEGEAHQHLMAAVTSAGKEAFLIRSQAEAQEEKEEEGKGSADPSPRAFLLPDELPLLLEALQSGGPGWKRQALRSSLPEALSLLVAEKAGALRREAWERALGAIPPSCPPQEAAAELLAALGGFRRELGLEEAFLEGEAGMGPEEAAQVLQAEARSPFAHPMAPEALLGLVAGPPSLASWAWSFVPFFGWGAQAEGPVPFADAYRVLQRAVTEMAEDAERVLRRALLKE